Proteins from one Xenorhabdus griffiniae genomic window:
- the rplC gene encoding 50S ribosomal protein L3 has translation MIGLVGKKVGMTRIFTEDGVSIPVTVIEIENNRVTQVKNKETDGYRAIQVTTGSKKASRVKKAEAGHFAKAGVEAGRILREFRLSEDDAEFTVGQSISVEIFADVKKVDVTGTSKGKGFAGTVKRWNFRTQDATHGNSLSHRVPGSIGQNQTPGKVFKGKKMAGQLGNERVTVQSLDVVRVDAERNLLLVKGAVPGATNSNLIVKPAVKA, from the coding sequence ATGATTGGTTTAGTCGGTAAAAAAGTGGGCATGACTCGTATCTTCACTGAAGATGGCGTTTCAATCCCTGTAACTGTTATCGAAATCGAAAATAACCGTGTGACTCAAGTTAAAAACAAAGAGACTGACGGTTATCGTGCAATTCAGGTAACGACTGGTAGCAAAAAAGCTAGTCGTGTTAAGAAAGCTGAAGCGGGTCATTTCGCTAAAGCTGGCGTTGAAGCTGGCCGCATTCTGCGTGAATTCCGCCTGTCAGAAGACGATGCTGAATTCACTGTAGGTCAAAGCATTAGCGTTGAAATTTTCGCTGACGTTAAAAAAGTTGACGTTACTGGTACATCTAAAGGTAAAGGTTTCGCGGGTACTGTTAAACGCTGGAACTTCCGTACTCAGGATGCTACCCATGGTAACTCCTTGTCTCACCGCGTTCCGGGTTCTATCGGTCAGAACCAGACTCCGGGCAAAGTGTTCAAAGGCAAGAAAATGGCAGGCCAACTGGGTAATGAGCGCGTAACTGTTCAGAGCTTAGATGTAGTACGTGTTGACGCTGAGCGTAACCTGCTGCTGGTCAAAGGTGCTGTTCCAGGTGCAACGAACAGTAACCTGATCGTAAAACCGGCTGTCAAGGCGTAA
- the rplN gene encoding 50S ribosomal protein L14 — protein sequence MIQEQTMLNVADNSGARRVMCIKVLGGSHRRYADVGDIIKITIKEAIPRGKVKKGDVLKAVVVRTKKGVRRPDGSVIRFDSNACVLLNNNSEQVIGTRIFGPVTRELRNEKFMKIISLAPEVL from the coding sequence ATGATCCAAGAACAGACTATGCTGAACGTGGCCGACAACTCCGGTGCACGTCGCGTAATGTGTATCAAGGTTCTAGGTGGCTCGCACCGTCGCTACGCAGATGTCGGTGACATCATCAAGATCACTATCAAGGAAGCAATTCCTCGCGGTAAAGTGAAAAAAGGTGATGTCCTGAAAGCGGTAGTGGTGCGCACCAAGAAGGGTGTTCGTCGCCCGGACGGTTCTGTCATTCGCTTCGATAGCAACGCTTGTGTATTGTTGAACAACAATAGTGAGCAAGTTATCGGTACGCGTATTTTTGGGCCGGTGACTCGTGAACTTCGTAATGAAAAGTTCATGAAAATTATCTCTCTGGCACCTGAAGTACTCTAA
- the rpsE gene encoding 30S ribosomal protein S5, whose product MAHIEKQAGELQEKLIAVNRVSKTVKGGRIFSFTALTVVGDGNGRVGFGYGKAREVPAAIQKAMEKARRNMKTVALNSGTLYHPVKGSHTGSRVFMQPAHEGTGIIAGGAMRAVLEVAGVRNVLAKTYGSTNPINVVRATLDALDSMKSPEMVAAKRGKSVEEILG is encoded by the coding sequence ATGGCTCACATCGAAAAACAAGCTGGCGAACTGCAGGAAAAGCTGATCGCGGTAAACCGCGTATCTAAAACCGTTAAAGGTGGCCGTATTTTCAGCTTTACAGCACTGACTGTAGTTGGTGATGGTAACGGTCGCGTTGGTTTTGGCTACGGCAAAGCACGCGAAGTTCCGGCAGCAATCCAGAAAGCGATGGAAAAAGCACGTCGCAATATGAAAACCGTCGCACTTAACAGCGGCACTTTGTACCATCCAGTGAAAGGCTCACACACCGGTTCTCGCGTGTTCATGCAGCCTGCTCACGAAGGTACTGGTATCATCGCCGGTGGTGCGATGCGTGCTGTTCTGGAAGTGGCTGGAGTTCGTAACGTACTGGCTAAAACCTACGGTTCCACGAACCCAATCAACGTGGTTCGTGCAACTCTGGACGCTTTAGACAGCATGAAGTCTCCAGAAATGGTCGCAGCTAAGCGTGGCAAATCCGTCGAAGAAATTCTGGGGTAA
- the rplR gene encoding 50S ribosomal protein L18: protein MDKKAARIRRATRARRKLKELGATRLVVHRTPRHIYAQVIAPNGSETLVAASTTEKAISEQLKFTGNKEAAALVGKIVAERALEKGIKDVSFDRSGFQYHGRVQALADAAREAGLQF, encoded by the coding sequence ATGGATAAGAAAGCAGCTCGTATCCGTCGTGCGACCCGCGCACGCCGCAAGCTCAAAGAACTGGGTGCGACTCGCCTGGTGGTACATCGTACCCCTCGCCATATTTATGCGCAGGTTATCGCACCAAATGGTTCTGAAACTCTGGTGGCCGCTTCTACAACAGAAAAAGCTATCAGTGAACAACTGAAATTTACTGGAAACAAAGAAGCCGCAGCATTAGTTGGCAAGATTGTTGCTGAACGTGCTCTGGAAAAAGGCATCAAAGATGTATCCTTTGACCGTTCTGGTTTCCAATATCATGGTAGAGTCCAGGCACTGGCAGATGCTGCCCGTGAAGCTGGCCTTCAGTTCTAA
- the rplX gene encoding 50S ribosomal protein L24, producing MAAKIRRDDEIIVLTGKDKGKRGKVKQVLSSGKVIVEGINLVKKHQKPVPALNQPGGIVEKEAAINVSNVAIFNTATGKADRVGFRFEDGKKVRFFKSNNETIK from the coding sequence ATGGCAGCGAAAATCCGTCGTGATGACGAAATTATCGTGCTGACTGGTAAAGACAAAGGTAAGCGCGGTAAAGTAAAACAGGTTCTTTCTTCTGGTAAAGTCATTGTTGAAGGCATCAACCTGGTTAAAAAACATCAGAAACCAGTTCCGGCTCTGAACCAACCAGGTGGCATCGTTGAAAAAGAAGCAGCTATCAATGTTTCTAACGTTGCGATCTTCAACACAGCAACCGGCAAGGCTGACCGTGTAGGTTTTAGATTTGAAGACGGCAAAAAAGTCCGTTTCTTCAAATCTAATAACGAAACTATCAAGTAA
- the rplB gene encoding 50S ribosomal protein L2, whose protein sequence is MAIVKCKPTSPGRRHVVKVVNPELHKGKPYAPLLEKNNKTGGRNNNGRITTRHIGGGHKQHYRLIDFKRNKDGIPAVVERLEYDPNRSANIALVLYKDGERRYILAPKGLKAGDQIQSGADSAIKTGNALPMRNIPVGSTVHNIEMKPGKGGQLARSAGAYAQIVARDGSYVTLRLRSGEMRKVLSDCRATLGEVGNAEHMLRVLGKAGASRWRGIRPTVRGTAMNPVDHPHGGGEGRNFGKHPVTPWGIQTKGKKTRSNKRTDKYIVRRRSKK, encoded by the coding sequence ATGGCAATTGTTAAATGTAAACCTACGTCTCCGGGCCGTCGCCACGTTGTTAAAGTGGTTAACCCTGAGCTGCATAAGGGTAAACCTTATGCTCCGTTGTTGGAAAAAAACAACAAAACCGGTGGTCGTAACAACAATGGTCGTATTACCACTCGTCACATCGGTGGTGGCCATAAACAGCATTATCGTCTGATTGACTTTAAACGTAACAAAGACGGTATCCCTGCTGTTGTTGAGCGTCTGGAATATGATCCAAACCGTTCAGCAAACATCGCACTGGTTCTGTACAAAGACGGTGAGCGTCGTTACATCCTTGCGCCTAAGGGCCTGAAAGCGGGTGATCAAATCCAGTCTGGTGCTGATTCAGCGATCAAGACCGGTAACGCTCTGCCAATGCGCAACATTCCGGTTGGTTCTACTGTTCACAACATAGAAATGAAACCAGGTAAAGGTGGCCAGTTGGCTCGTTCAGCAGGTGCTTATGCTCAGATCGTTGCTCGTGATGGTTCTTATGTAACCCTGCGTCTGCGTTCTGGTGAAATGCGTAAAGTTCTGTCTGATTGCCGCGCTACTTTAGGTGAAGTTGGTAACGCAGAACATATGCTGCGCGTTCTGGGTAAAGCTGGTGCAAGCCGCTGGCGTGGTATTCGTCCTACCGTTCGTGGTACGGCGATGAACCCAGTAGACCATCCACATGGTGGTGGTGAAGGTCGTAACTTTGGTAAACACCCTGTAACTCCATGGGGCATCCAGACCAAAGGTAAGAAGACCCGTAGCAACAAACGTACTGATAAATATATCGTACGTCGCCGTTCTAAAAAATAA
- the rplO gene encoding 50S ribosomal protein L15 — protein MRLNTLSPAEGAKHAPKRVGRGIGSGLGKTGGRGHKGQKSRSGGGVRRGFEGGQMPLYRRLPKFGFTSRKAMVTAEIRLSDFARVEGDVIDLNALKAANIIGPQIEFAKVMLSGEVNRAVTVRGLRVTKGARAAIEAAGGKIEE, from the coding sequence ATGCGCTTAAATACTCTGTCTCCGGCTGAAGGTGCCAAGCACGCACCTAAACGTGTAGGTCGTGGTATTGGTTCTGGTCTGGGTAAAACCGGCGGTCGTGGTCACAAAGGTCAGAAGTCTCGTTCTGGCGGTGGCGTTCGTCGTGGTTTTGAAGGTGGCCAGATGCCTTTATACCGTCGTCTGCCAAAATTTGGTTTCACTTCACGTAAAGCAATGGTCACCGCAGAAATTCGTCTGTCTGATTTTGCCCGTGTTGAAGGCGATGTTATCGATCTGAATGCACTGAAAGCTGCTAACATTATTGGCCCTCAAATTGAATTCGCAAAAGTAATGCTTTCTGGCGAAGTCAATCGCGCAGTAACTGTGCGTGGCTTGCGTGTTACTAAAGGCGCCCGTGCTGCAATTGAAGCTGCTGGCGGTAAAATTGAGGAATAA
- the rpmD gene encoding 50S ribosomal protein L30 codes for MAKTIKITQVRSSIGRLPKHKATLTGLGLRRIGHTVEREDTPAIRGMVNLVSYMVKVEE; via the coding sequence ATGGCTAAGACTATTAAAATTACTCAGGTTCGCAGTTCAATTGGTCGTTTGCCTAAACATAAGGCAACTTTGACTGGTTTAGGTCTGCGTCGCATTGGTCATACTGTTGAGCGTGAAGATACACCAGCTATTCGCGGTATGGTCAACTTGGTTTCCTATATGGTTAAAGTTGAGGAGTAA
- the rpsQ gene encoding 30S ribosomal protein S17, translating to MTDKIRTLQGRVISDKMEKSIVVAIERKVKHPLYGKFIKRTTKLHVHDENNECGIGDVVEIRETRPLSKTKSWTLVRVVEKAVL from the coding sequence ATGACCGATAAAATCCGTACTCTGCAAGGTCGTGTTATTAGCGACAAAATGGAAAAATCCATTGTTGTTGCTATTGAGCGTAAGGTGAAACACCCACTGTATGGTAAGTTCATCAAACGTACGACTAAACTGCACGTACATGACGAGAACAATGAATGTGGAATTGGTGATGTAGTGGAAATCCGCGAAACCCGTCCACTGTCTAAGACTAAATCTTGGACTTTAGTTCGCGTTGTAGAGAAAGCGGTTCTATAA
- the rpsS gene encoding 30S ribosomal protein S19, with amino-acid sequence MPRSLKKGPFIDLHLLKKVEKAVESGDKKPIKTWSRRSTIFPNMIGLTIAVHNGRQHVPVFVSDEMVGHKLGEFAPTRTYRGHAADKKAKKR; translated from the coding sequence ATGCCACGTTCTCTCAAGAAAGGTCCATTTATTGACCTGCACTTGCTGAAGAAGGTAGAGAAAGCGGTGGAAAGCGGAGACAAAAAGCCTATTAAGACTTGGTCCCGTCGTTCAACGATCTTTCCTAACATGATCGGTTTGACCATCGCTGTCCATAATGGTCGTCAGCATGTACCAGTTTTTGTTTCCGACGAAATGGTTGGTCACAAACTGGGTGAATTCGCGCCGACCCGTACTTATCGCGGCCATGCGGCCGATAAAAAGGCTAAAAAGCGCTAA
- the rpmC gene encoding 50S ribosomal protein L29, translated as MKAQELREKSVEELNTELLNLLREQFNLRMQAASGQLQQSHLLKQVRRNIARVKTLLTEKAGA; from the coding sequence ATGAAAGCACAAGAGCTGCGCGAAAAAAGCGTTGAAGAGCTGAACACTGAGCTGCTGAACCTGTTACGTGAACAATTCAATCTGCGTATGCAGGCGGCAAGTGGCCAGCTGCAACAGTCTCACCTGTTGAAACAAGTGCGTCGTAATATTGCACGCGTTAAGACTTTACTGACTGAGAAGGCGGGTGCGTAA
- the rplP gene encoding 50S ribosomal protein L16: MLQPKRTKFRKVHKGRNRGLAAGADVSFGTFGLKAVGRGRLTARQIEAARRAMTRAIKRQGKIWIRVFPDKPITEKPLEVRMGKGKGNVEYWVALIQPGKVLYEMDGVPEELAREAFKLAAAKLPIKTTFVTKTVM, from the coding sequence ATGTTACAACCAAAGCGTACGAAATTCCGTAAAGTGCACAAAGGCCGCAACCGTGGTCTGGCTGCAGGTGCGGATGTTAGCTTCGGCACTTTCGGTCTGAAAGCTGTAGGCCGTGGTCGTCTGACTGCTCGTCAGATCGAAGCGGCACGTCGTGCTATGACCCGTGCAATTAAACGTCAAGGTAAAATCTGGATCCGTGTGTTCCCAGACAAACCTATCACCGAAAAGCCACTCGAAGTGCGTATGGGTAAAGGTAAAGGTAACGTAGAATACTGGGTTGCCTTGATCCAGCCCGGTAAAGTCCTGTATGAAATGGACGGTGTGCCTGAAGAGCTGGCTCGTGAAGCATTCAAGCTGGCAGCAGCGAAACTGCCTATCAAAACCACCTTTGTAACTAAGACGGTGATGTAA
- the rplD gene encoding 50S ribosomal protein L4, translating into MELVIKDAQSALTVSETTFGRDFNEALVHQVVVAYAAGARQGTRAQKTRAEVSGSGKKPWRQKGTGRARSGSIKSPIWRSGGVTFAAKPQDHSQKVNKKMYRGALKSILSELVRQDRLIVVEKFSVEAPKTKLLVQKLKEMALEDVLIVTSEVDENLFLAARNLYKVDVRDTAGIDPVSLIAFDKVVMTAEAVKQVEEMLA; encoded by the coding sequence ATGGAATTGGTAATCAAAGACGCGCAAAGCGCGCTGACTGTTTCCGAAACTACCTTCGGGCGTGATTTCAATGAAGCGCTTGTGCATCAAGTAGTTGTTGCATATGCAGCTGGTGCTCGTCAAGGTACTCGTGCTCAGAAAACTCGTGCCGAAGTTTCTGGTTCAGGTAAAAAACCATGGCGTCAGAAAGGCACTGGCCGTGCGCGTTCTGGTTCTATTAAGAGCCCAATTTGGCGCTCTGGTGGTGTAACTTTCGCAGCGAAACCACAGGACCACAGTCAAAAAGTTAATAAAAAGATGTACCGCGGTGCCCTGAAAAGCATCCTGTCTGAACTGGTACGTCAAGATCGTCTAATCGTTGTCGAGAAGTTCTCTGTTGAAGCACCTAAGACTAAGTTGCTGGTACAGAAACTGAAAGAAATGGCTCTGGAAGACGTGCTGATTGTCACTAGCGAAGTTGATGAGAATCTGTTCTTAGCAGCTCGTAACCTGTACAAGGTTGACGTTCGTGACACAGCAGGTATCGATCCTGTAAGCCTGATTGCCTTCGACAAAGTGGTTATGACTGCTGAAGCTGTGAAGCAAGTTGAGGAGATGCTGGCATGA
- the rpsN gene encoding 30S ribosomal protein S14 — MAKQSMKARDVKRAKLAEKFFAKRVELKAIISDVNASDEDRWNAVLKLQTLPRDSSPCRQRNRCRQTGRPHAFLRKFGLSRIKVREAAMRGEIPGLKKASW; from the coding sequence ATGGCTAAGCAATCAATGAAAGCACGTGATGTAAAACGTGCGAAATTAGCTGAGAAATTCTTCGCAAAACGCGTTGAACTGAAAGCGATCATCTCTGATGTAAACGCATCTGATGAAGACCGTTGGAATGCTGTTCTGAAACTGCAAACACTGCCACGTGATTCCAGCCCTTGCCGTCAGCGTAACCGCTGCCGTCAGACTGGGCGTCCGCATGCATTTTTGCGGAAGTTTGGGTTGAGCCGTATTAAAGTCCGTGAAGCCGCTATGCGCGGTGAAATCCCGGGCCTTAAAAAGGCTAGCTGGTAA
- the rplW gene encoding 50S ribosomal protein L23 yields MIREERLLKVLRAPHVSEKASTAMEKSNTIVLKVAKDATKAEIKAAVQKLFEVEVEGVNTLLVKGKVKRHGQRIGRRSDWKKAYVTLKEGQNLDFVGGAE; encoded by the coding sequence ATGATCCGTGAAGAACGTCTGCTGAAAGTACTGCGCGCGCCGCACGTATCTGAAAAAGCTTCTACAGCGATGGAAAAAAGCAACACCATCGTTCTCAAAGTTGCGAAAGACGCGACTAAAGCAGAGATCAAAGCTGCCGTACAGAAACTGTTTGAAGTTGAAGTTGAAGGTGTAAACACTTTGCTGGTAAAAGGCAAAGTTAAACGCCACGGACAGCGTATTGGTCGTCGTAGCGACTGGAAAAAGGCTTACGTCACCTTGAAAGAAGGCCAGAACCTGGACTTCGTTGGCGGCGCTGAGTAA
- the rpsH gene encoding 30S ribosomal protein S8: MSMQDPIADMLTRIRNGQAANKVAVTMPSSKLKVAIAKVLKEEGYIEDFKIEGDTKPELEITLKYFQGKAVVESIQRVSRPSLRIYKKKDELPQVMAGLGIAVVSTSKGVMTDRAARQAGLGGEILCYVA, from the coding sequence ATGAGCATGCAAGATCCGATCGCGGATATGCTGACCCGTATCCGTAACGGTCAGGCCGCGAATAAAGTTGCGGTCACCATGCCTTCCTCCAAGCTGAAAGTGGCAATTGCCAAGGTGCTGAAGGAAGAAGGTTACATTGAAGATTTTAAAATCGAAGGCGACACTAAGCCAGAACTGGAAATCACTCTGAAGTATTTCCAAGGTAAGGCTGTTGTAGAAAGCATTCAGCGTGTAAGCCGCCCAAGTCTGCGCATCTATAAGAAAAAAGATGAGCTGCCACAAGTTATGGCTGGTTTGGGAATCGCTGTTGTTTCTACCTCTAAAGGTGTAATGACTGATCGTGCAGCTCGCCAGGCTGGTCTGGGTGGCGAGATTCTCTGCTACGTAGCTTAA
- the rplV gene encoding 50S ribosomal protein L22, with translation METIAKHRHARSSAQKVRLVADLIRGKKVSQALETLTYTNKKAAGLVKKVLESAIANAEHNDGADIDDLKVTKIFVDEGPTMKRIMPRAKGRADRILKRTSHITVVVSDR, from the coding sequence ATGGAAACTATCGCTAAACATCGCCACGCTCGTTCTTCTGCTCAGAAGGTTCGCCTTGTGGCTGACCTGATCCGCGGTAAGAAAGTGTCGCAAGCTCTGGAAACTCTGACCTATACCAACAAAAAAGCTGCTGGTTTAGTGAAGAAAGTACTTGAGTCTGCTATTGCTAACGCAGAACACAACGATGGCGCTGACATCGATGATCTGAAAGTCACGAAAATTTTCGTAGACGAAGGCCCAACTATGAAGCGTATTATGCCTCGTGCCAAAGGCCGTGCAGATCGTATCCTGAAGCGCACCAGCCACATCACTGTGGTTGTGTCCGATCGCTGA
- the rpsC gene encoding 30S ribosomal protein S3, protein MGQKVHPNGIRLGIVKPWNSTWYANTKEFADNLDSDFKVRQYLNKELVKASISRIVIERPAKSIRVTIHTARPGIVIGKKGEDVEKLRKAVADIAGVPAQINIAEVRKPELDAKLVADSISSQLERRVMFRRAMKRAVQNAMRLGAKGIKVEVSGRLGGAEIARTEWYREGRVPLHTLRADIDYNTSEAHTTYGVIGVKVWIFKGEILGGMAAVEQAEKPAAQPKKQQRKGRK, encoded by the coding sequence ATGGGTCAGAAAGTACATCCTAATGGTATTCGTCTGGGTATTGTCAAACCTTGGAACTCTACCTGGTATGCGAATACCAAAGAATTCGCTGACAACCTGGACAGCGACTTTAAAGTTCGCCAGTACTTGAACAAAGAACTGGTTAAAGCATCTATTTCACGTATCGTTATCGAACGTCCTGCGAAAAGCATCCGTGTGACTATTCACACTGCTCGTCCAGGCATTGTAATCGGTAAAAAAGGTGAAGACGTTGAAAAACTGCGTAAGGCTGTAGCGGATATCGCTGGCGTTCCTGCGCAGATCAATATTGCCGAAGTACGTAAACCTGAACTGGACGCAAAACTGGTTGCTGACAGCATCAGTTCACAGCTGGAACGTCGTGTCATGTTCCGTCGTGCTATGAAACGTGCTGTACAGAACGCTATGCGTTTGGGCGCTAAAGGTATCAAAGTGGAAGTCAGCGGCCGTCTGGGCGGTGCTGAAATTGCACGTACTGAGTGGTATCGTGAAGGTCGTGTACCTCTGCATACTCTGCGTGCAGACATCGACTACAATACTTCTGAAGCGCACACCACTTATGGTGTAATCGGCGTTAAGGTATGGATCTTCAAAGGTGAGATCCTGGGTGGTATGGCTGCAGTTGAACAGGCGGAAAAACCGGCTGCTCAACCTAAAAAGCAGCAGCGTAAAGGCCGCAAGTAA
- the rplF gene encoding 50S ribosomal protein L6 has protein sequence MSRVAKAPVVIPAGVEVKLDGQVISIKGKNGELSRKIHNAVEVNHADSQLTFAPREGFADAWAQAGTTRSLLNAMVIGVNEGFTKKLQLVGVGYRAAVKGNVVSLSLGFSHPVEHQLPAGITAECPSQTEIVLKGADKQVIGQVAADLRAYRRPEPYKGKGVRYADEVVRTKEAKKK, from the coding sequence ATGTCTCGTGTTGCAAAAGCACCCGTCGTCATTCCTGCCGGCGTAGAGGTTAAACTCGACGGTCAGGTTATTTCGATTAAGGGTAAAAACGGCGAGCTAAGTCGTAAAATCCACAACGCAGTTGAAGTTAATCATGCGGACAGCCAACTGACTTTCGCTCCGCGCGAAGGTTTTGCTGACGCTTGGGCGCAGGCAGGTACAACTCGTTCTCTGCTGAACGCTATGGTTATTGGTGTTAACGAAGGTTTCACTAAGAAACTTCAGCTGGTTGGTGTTGGTTATCGTGCAGCAGTTAAAGGCAACGTAGTTAGCTTGTCTTTAGGCTTCTCGCATCCGGTTGAGCATCAGCTGCCAGCAGGCATAACTGCGGAATGCCCATCACAAACTGAAATCGTACTGAAAGGTGCTGATAAGCAAGTGATTGGTCAGGTTGCGGCAGATTTGCGTGCCTATCGTCGTCCTGAGCCATATAAAGGCAAGGGTGTTCGTTACGCCGATGAAGTCGTGCGTACCAAAGAGGCTAAGAAGAAGTAA
- the rplE gene encoding 50S ribosomal protein L5, with the protein MAKLHDYYKDEVVKKLMTQFGYHSVMQVPRVEKITLNMGVGEAIADKKLLDNAAADLAAISGQKPLITKARKSVAGFKIRQGYPIGCKVTLRGKRMWEFFERLISIAVPRIRDFRGLSAKSFDGRGNYSMGVREQIIFPEIDYDKVDRVRGLDITITTTAKSDDEGRALLAAFNFPFRK; encoded by the coding sequence ATGGCGAAACTGCATGATTACTACAAAGACGAGGTAGTCAAAAAACTGATGACTCAGTTTGGTTACCATTCTGTCATGCAAGTCCCTCGGGTCGAGAAGATCACCCTGAACATGGGTGTTGGTGAAGCAATCGCTGACAAAAAACTGCTGGATAACGCAGCAGCTGACTTGGCAGCAATCTCTGGTCAGAAGCCATTGATCACCAAAGCACGCAAATCAGTTGCAGGCTTCAAAATCCGTCAGGGCTATCCAATCGGCTGTAAAGTAACCCTGCGTGGAAAACGCATGTGGGAGTTCTTTGAGCGCCTGATTTCTATTGCTGTACCACGTATCCGTGACTTCCGTGGTTTGTCCGCTAAATCATTCGATGGTCGTGGTAACTACAGCATGGGTGTTCGTGAGCAAATCATCTTCCCTGAAATCGATTACGATAAAGTGGATCGCGTACGTGGTTTGGATATTACTATCACCACTACTGCGAAATCTGATGATGAAGGCCGCGCACTGTTGGCTGCGTTTAACTTCCCGTTCCGCAAGTAA
- the secY gene encoding preprotein translocase subunit SecY — protein sequence MAKQPGLDFQSAKGGLGELKRRLLFVIGALIVFRIGSFIPIPGIDAAVLAKLLEQQRGTIIEMFNMFSGGALSRASIFALGIMPYISASIIIQLLTVVNPRLAEIKKEGEAGRRKISQYTRYGTLVLAIFQSIGIATGLPNMPGMQGLVINPGFAFYFTAVVSLVTGTMFLMWLGEQITERGIGNGISIIIFAGIVAGLPPAIGHTIEQARQGDLHFLLLLLVAVLVFAVTFFVVFIERGQRRIVVNYAKRQQGRKVFAAQSTHLPLKVNMAGVIPAIFASSIILFPGTIASWFGGGTGWNWLTTISMYLQPGQPLYVLLYASAIIFFCFFYTALVFNPRETADNLKKSGAFVPGIRPGEQTAKYIDKVMTRLTLIGALYITFICLIPEFMRDAMKVPFYFGGTSLLIVVVVIMDFMAQVQTLMMSSQYESALKKANLKGYNR from the coding sequence ATGGCTAAACAACCAGGATTAGATTTTCAAAGTGCCAAAGGCGGATTAGGCGAGTTAAAACGCAGACTTTTGTTTGTCATTGGAGCTCTAATTGTTTTCCGTATTGGCTCTTTTATTCCAATCCCTGGTATTGATGCCGCTGTGCTTGCCAAATTGCTCGAGCAGCAAAGAGGCACCATCATTGAAATGTTTAACATGTTCTCTGGTGGTGCTTTAAGCCGTGCTTCTATCTTTGCACTGGGTATAATGCCGTATATTTCTGCGTCTATTATTATCCAGTTGCTAACTGTGGTTAACCCCCGTTTAGCAGAGATTAAGAAGGAAGGGGAAGCTGGTCGTCGTAAGATCAGTCAGTACACCCGTTATGGCACATTAGTGCTGGCAATATTCCAGTCAATCGGTATTGCTACTGGGTTGCCGAATATGCCTGGAATGCAAGGATTAGTTATTAATCCTGGCTTTGCATTCTATTTCACGGCTGTTGTAAGTCTGGTCACGGGAACCATGTTCTTGATGTGGTTGGGTGAGCAGATTACTGAGCGAGGTATCGGTAACGGTATTTCAATCATAATCTTTGCTGGTATCGTTGCGGGTCTACCGCCTGCAATTGGTCACACCATCGAGCAAGCTCGGCAAGGCGACCTGCACTTCCTCCTGTTGCTGTTGGTTGCAGTATTAGTGTTTGCCGTAACTTTCTTCGTTGTTTTCATTGAGCGTGGTCAACGTCGTATCGTTGTTAACTATGCAAAACGTCAGCAAGGTCGTAAAGTTTTTGCGGCACAAAGTACACATTTGCCGTTGAAAGTGAATATGGCTGGGGTTATCCCTGCAATTTTTGCTTCCAGTATTATTTTGTTCCCTGGTACCATCGCTTCTTGGTTCGGAGGGGGAACAGGCTGGAATTGGTTGACAACTATTTCTATGTATTTGCAACCAGGTCAACCGCTTTATGTGTTATTATACGCATCTGCAATCATCTTCTTCTGTTTCTTCTACACGGCTTTGGTTTTCAATCCAAGAGAGACAGCAGATAACCTGAAGAAGTCTGGTGCATTCGTACCAGGAATTCGTCCGGGAGAGCAAACGGCTAAGTACATTGATAAAGTAATGACTCGTCTGACCTTAATTGGTGCGTTATATATTACTTTTATCTGCTTAATCCCGGAGTTCATGCGTGATGCAATGAAAGTTCCATTCTATTTTGGTGGTACTTCCCTACTGATTGTAGTCGTCGTCATCATGGACTTTATGGCTCAAGTGCAAACTCTGATGATGTCGAGTCAATATGAGTCTGC